Proteins found in one Pyrus communis chromosome 15, drPyrComm1.1, whole genome shotgun sequence genomic segment:
- the LOC137716976 gene encoding phospholipase SGR2-like — protein MPACRQIFNIFHPFDPVAYRIEPLVCKEYIGKRPVIIPYHKGGKRLHIGFQEFTEDLAAHSQTIMDRLNFVKVKVLTVCQSRSSDSLEAEESETTQEKEARSYGSLMMERVTGSEEGRIDHVLQDKTFQHPYLAAIGAHTNYWRDYDTALFILKRLYQGIHDERLREESSRRNSNTESGFTGWSDQREKAEEERHYKKNEHCTQ, from the exons ATGCCAGCTTGTCGGCAAATATTCAATATATTTCACCCCTTCGATCCTGTTGCATATAG AATAGAACCACTTGTATGTAAAGAATACATCGGCAAGCGACCTGTTATCATACCCTATCACAAAGGTGGAAAGCGGTTGCATATTGGATTTCag GAATTTACTGAAGATTTAGCTGCTCATTCTCAAACAATAATGGATCGTCTAAACTTCGTAAAG GTTAAAGTGCTGACAGTTTGCCAATCAAGAAGCTCGGACAGCCTAGAAG CAGAAGAATCAGAAACAACCCAAGAAAAGGAAGCAAGATCGTACGGTTCCCTTATGATGGAAAGAGTAACAGGAAGTGAAGAAGGCCGGATTGATCATGTGCTTCAA GATAAGACATTTCAACATCCGTATCTTGCTGCAATTGGAGCACATAC AAACTATTGGAGGGATTATGATACTGCTCTTTTCATATTGAAACGCTTGTACCAAGGAATACACGATGAAAGGTTACGTGAAGAATCGAGTAGGCGAAATTCAAACACTGAGAGTGGTTTCACAGGTTGGTCTGATCAAAGAGAGAAGGCAGAGGAGGAGCGtcactacaaaaaaaatgagCACTGCACACAATAA